The sequence CCCTTCGAGGCGTGTTTCCACCTCGAACCTGCGCTTCGGATTCGCGGCCGCGATCTCGTCCACCACGTCGTGCACCATCTTGCCGATCGACATGGGCGCGCGCTTCACCGGGATTCCGCCTCCCAGCCGCGCGCGGGTGAAGTCGAGGAGGTCGCCCACCATGGCCACCGTGCGGCTGGCGCTGCGCGCGATGCGGTTGGTGAGGGTGAGGACCGGCTCCTGGAGCGACTGCGTCTCCACCAGGAAGCGGGCGGAGGTGTAGATGGCGCCGAGCGGCGTGCGAAGGTCGTGGCCCAGGATGGCGAGGAAGACCTCCTTCGCCTGGTCCAGGTCCTGGTTGTACCGCGCGACGGACTCCGCGAGCGCCTGGTCGATGGACTCGTTGAACCGCGTCAGGTCCTCGATGTCTCTGAAGCGGAGCTCCCCGCCCTGCTCGCGCGTCCAGAGCCGGATGACGCTGGCGCGAAGGGCGCGGAACTCGGCCACCATCTGGTCCACGGTGAAGCCGCTCTGGGCGCGGCCGGCGCCATGCTCCTCGGCGGCAGTCTCCGATGCGGAATCCGAGTCGTCGGCGTTCCCCTTGGACTTCTCCGACTGCTCCTCCGAATCCTGCGGGGTGGCCAGATCCTTGGCGATCGCCGTCAGCATGTCGTTGGCGTGGTCGCGCAGCGCCTCGATGTCCATCGCGCCGCTCGCCGGCTTGCACGACCGCGCGAACGCCTCCCACTCCGTCAGGATCGGCTCGCGGTTCGCCAGGATGAACTCGGAAAGCTGCATCACGCCTCTCGTGGAAAGTGCGGCCCAGTGCGGGCCGGCCAGCTTCGGGCGCCGCCGTCGTTCGCGTTGACGCGCAATCTCCCGGCCAGACGTCCAGTTTGCGCGCGCCGCCTGCCGAGAAAGCAACAGGGACGCGAAGAGCCCGAACCGCTCCCCGCGTCCTTTTCTATCGAGCGATCAAGATGTCACGCCGTCAGTGGCGATGCTCCGGCTGCGCGCCCGGCCGCCGCTGCCCGCGTCCTCCGCCGGTGCGCGCGGCAGGGCGGGGCGAACCGTGGCCCGCCGGCTTCGTCAGCCGTTCCCCTGGCCCCACCACCTGCAGCACCTGCATCATCCCGCGCTCCTCGTGGCCCAGGATGTGGCAGTGCATCACGAAGTGGCCGGTGGGCGGGCCGCACTTGCCGTCCCTGCACCCCGCGAAGCTGGCGTAGCGCTGCGTGATGAAGACGGCCGCGGAGTCGACGATGGCGCCCTTGCTGTCCACGGTGGGCGTCGGCAGCGGGAGCACGTCCAGCCAGATCGGCGATCCCCTGCGTGCCGCCGCGTTCAGCTCCCGGTACAGCGGCAGAAACGGGTCCTGGGCGTACGGGGCGTGCACCGAATCCACCTGGAACGGGTTGATGTGGATGTGGAACGGGTGGTTGATCTGGTTGACGCTGTTGTTCACGATCTTCCACGTCTGCGTGGAGTCCAGCACCATCGGCATGGCGGCGCCGCGCGCGTTGGACGGCACGTAGACCACCGTGTCGTTGAACCTCTGCTGCGGCGCCACCCGGCTTCCCAGGAAGAACTGCGTGGGCGTCGAGTCGTTTCCGGGGCCCGCGCTGTCCGTGAACACGACCACCGCGGTGTCGCGCGCCGGCGTCAGGTTGGTGGCGATGAAGGACGGCGGGGCCTGGATCGCCGTCCCCAGATAGGACGCAAGGTGCGGGATGCTCCGCGGGATCCCCGTGCTGCTCGCCCTGCGCGCGGGGTCGACGACCACGCGGAACATGAGGAACGCGGTCGTGTCGCTGAACTCCGGGTTGCCTGCGCTGGCGCGCGTCCGCCGCGGGAGCACCGGGTTGCGGGTGCGCCGCCCGGCCCCGGGATTCTGGCGCACCCTGAAGTTATGGATCCCGGCTCGCGGCGGCGCCTGCACGATCACGTCGAGCCGGTTGCCCGGCGCCATCAGCAGGATGGAGTCGTTGTCGAACGCCAGGTTGGCCGGGGAAAACTGCACGCCGTCGCGCGCCACCTCCACCACCACGGGCTCCTCGCCGGGCCGGTCCTCGAACCTGAACTCGAGCGTCTTGCTGTTCCTCGTCACGTTCTCGTTCACGATGCGTCAGCGCTGCACCTCGCCCGGCGCCATGTAGAGCGTCGGAAAGTTCTGCCCGTTCACCAGCGGCGTCACCGCGCTCACGGCGGTCTGCCCCTGGAACAGCCCCAGCGTGGTGTCGACCTGCTGGAAGGCGATCAGGTGCTCGCGCAGGTTGTGCCGACGGGTGAAGCGGTCCAGGCCGGCGGTATCGTCTTCCACGATGAAGGCCCCCGACATACCGTTCGCCACCTGGATGGCGACCGAGCCGTGCTTGTGCGGGTGGTACCAGTGCGTTCCCGGTGACTGGTTCATCGGCACGCGAAAGGAGTACAGGATGGAGTCGCCCGGCGCGATCACCATCAGCACGTCGTCGCCGACCACCGTGGAGTTGCTGTCGGGGGTGACGTGCATCCCGTGGTAGTGGATGTTCGTGTAGTTGGGCCCGTGGAAGCAGTCCTGGAACACGTCCCGCATCGCTCCCTGCGAGCTCGGCGGCGCGGGATTGGACGCCGGGTACGACATGCAGACCTGGTTGGAATCCGACGCGGTGGTGGGCGGGGGGAGCTTGTTCCGCAGCCAGATCTGCACCAGGTCGCCCGGCCGCACCCGGAAGGTGGGCCCCGGAAAGCGGGGGGTGAAGCGCGGATCGTTGGGCCGGTACGCGGGGTCCGTGGTGGCGGCCAGGGTGTAGGCGCGCAGGGAGAGGGTGTCCGTGCGCACGGAGTCGTCGTTGAACGCGCGCGTCACCGGCAGGGCGGCCATCGAGACGTCCAGCGTGGCGCTGAGCACGCCGTTCACCGATCTCACTTCCAGCGGATCGGCCATCGAGTCCTGGTAGAGCCGCGCGTGTGGCGCCGCCGGCCCTCGATGGGCGCACCCGCCGGCCGCCGCGGCCACCGCCAGCGCGAGCGTGGCGATGCCCAGCAGGTCCCTCGTCAGACGGCGGGGTCGTGGATCGGGAGCGCGGCGTGCGGGCATCGGGAGCCCTCCAGGATGGCGGGTTTCGAGCGAGGCGGGGCAGACCGCGCCGCCGAAGTGGAGCGCTTCGGCGGGAGCGGTGCCGTGTTCTGGCGGAATATGAACGTCGCCACTCGTGCGCGCAACGACGCTCTCGCGCGCTACGGGGCCGCTTGCCTGTGCGCCCGGATCGCGCGCACGACGGCGCCCACGACGCGCCCGGGCGGCAGCGCATCCCTGGGAAGCGCGCTTGTGTTGATCTGCACCACGACGGCGAGGCGGTCCTGCGGAAAGTACATCATCTCCGTGAGGTAGCCGGGAAAGAATCCGCTGTGGCCCCAGCTGACCCCGAGCGGCAGTGGCCGCACGATGACGCCCAGCCCGTACGTGGTCCCCTGCGGGCCGAGCGGCGCCGGGACGCCGCGCAGCATCTCCGCGCGCGTGGCGGAGTCCAGCACGGTGCCGGCGTAGAGCTCGGTGGCCCAGCGCGCCAGGTCGCGCGGTGTGGAGGCCATCCCCCCACCCGTCCACTCGAACTGCGGGTTGATGGCGAAGCGTCCATCCGCACCGATCATCGCGTCCGTGCCGCCGAACGGGTTGCCGGCTCCCGCGTACCCCTGCGCCAGCCCCGGCAGCACCCGCCGGTCCGAGGGGATCGTCTCGCGCAGCCGCAGCGGGCGAAGGAAGCGGCGGGTGACCTCCTCGTAGTAGGGGCGCCCGGTGATCCGCTCCACGATCATCCCCAGGACGATGTAGTTGGTGTCCGAGTAGTCCCACCCCTGCCCCGCCGCGAACGGGGCCCGCTCGCCGAGCACGTACGCCACCAGCTCCTCAGGCCTCCAGGTGCGGTCCGGATCGGCGGTGAGAGCGCGGGTGAACTCGTCCTTGAACTCGTAGCGCATCACCCCGCTGCTGTGGTTCATCAGCTGCCGCACGGTGATGGTGCGCGCGTTGGGCAGGCGGTCGAACCAGGGCTCCCGTCCCAGGTAGCGCGAGATGGGCGCGTCCAGCTCCAGCCGCCCTTCGCGCACGAGCTGCAGCGCGAGGGCCGCCGCGTACGTCTTCCCCACGCTCCCCTGCAGCAGGAGGTGCGCGGGCGTGAGCGCCACCCGCCGCGTCGTGTCCGACCACCCCGCCGCGATCCCGAACGCGCGCCCATCCACGAACGCCACCCCCACCGACAGCCCCGGATACCCGCTCACCCCATACAGCGAATCCACCACCGGCCGCAGCCGCGCCTCCCACCCCGCCGGCGACGGCCCCGCCCCCGCTCCGCGCGCACCACCGCACGCCGTGCACAGCAGAAGCGCGCCCAGCAGCATCAGCGCGAGGTGGCGGAAGGGTGGACGGATCGATGGGTGTCGCATCGGCGTGGTTGCGTTGGGGGGGGATCTTCGAGGCGGGCGTGTGCCTGTACAACCTGCGCGTTCCATCTTGGTGAAGCCAGCCCGCATTTGCGACCCGCGTGCGGGGTGCGGGGTGCGGGGTGCGGGGTGCGGGGCGCGGGAGGGCACGGGCAGCCACATGGGGCGGCCCCTACGAGGATCGTGCGTGATGCATGAATCGGGGCGGGGCAGGGGAGGGCAGACACGCAGGTCTGCCCCTACCGGGATTTGGTGCGCGGGGACGGGTGACGGAGCCGCCCGTGACACGGGCGCGATTAATCGCGCCCCTACGGGATCTGTGCTTGATAACCGACATAAGCCCCCTCTCTCGATGACAGGAGGGCGGAGCCCTCTCCTGTTATCGGGAGAGGGGGCAGGCGAGTGTAACGAGCCGGGGGTGAGGGCCCCTCACACCGTCGCCCCGCCGCAGCTGGAGCCGGCGCCGGCGGTGCAGCCGAAGCAGTGCGGCCCCAGCACGATCTCGCGGTTGGCGAGGGCGGCGAGGTCGAAGTCGAAGATGGTGCGCGGGGCGGCGGGGTGCACCGGCAGGTCGAGCATCTGGTTGAAGTCGCAGTCGTACAGCGTGCCGTCGTAGCCCACCGAGAGCGTGTTGCGGCACATCACGCCCGTGGCCGCGGCGGGGTTGAACGCGGTCACCAGCCGCTCCATGTAGGCGTCCAGCGCGCCGCCCTCCTCCAGGAACTCCAGGAAGCGCGAGACGGGCATGTTGGTGATCGTGTACAGCGAGCTGAACTCGATGTCGTACAGCCGCGCCATCTGCCGCTTCCACTCCGCCTCCAGCGTCCCCTGGCTGCCGGGGAGAAAGGTGCCGACCGGGTTGGTCACCAGATCCAGCAGCAGCCCCGTCCCCGGCTTGCCGTAGCCGAGCGCGTTGAGCTGCTGGAGCGCCGCGATCGACTGCTCGAACACGCCGTCGCCGCGCTGCGTGTCCGTCCCCTTTTGACGGTAGTGCGGCAGGGATGCGACGACGTGCACGCGGTGCTCGGCAAAGAACTCGGGGAGGTAGCGGTAGTTGGGGAGCTGGGTAATGGTGAGGTTGCAGCGGTCGATCACGTGCTTCCCCGCGGCGGATGCGCGGCGCACGATCTCGCGCCAGCGCTTGTGCAGCTCCGGGGCGCCGCCGGTGATGTCGAGCGTGGGGATGGCGCTCCCCTCGATCACCTCCAGGCAGCGATCGACGACGGCGTCGCTCATCATCTCGGTGCGGTCCGGGCCGGCGTCCACGTGGCAGTGGCGGCAGGTCTGGTTGCACTTGCGCCCCACGTTGATCTGGAAGACGTCGATCCCGGTGGCGCGGAGCGGAAACAGCCCGGCCTCGCCGAGCGCATCCTCGAACGCCCGCGCGACCGGCACCCCCGCCAGAACCTGCTTCTGGCGGCGGGTGGAGGCCAGCTCGGCCTGGCGCTTCTGGAGGGTCGGGAGGACGCGGGACATGGCGGGGCCGGTGAATGCGTAAAGTGTGGTAAAAAAGTGCTAAGTGCCAAGTGCTAAGTGCTGAAAGAACCCTGGCACTCAGGACCTAGCACTTAGCACTTAGGACTTTCTGTTCACATCCCAAGCCGGTCCGCGTGGTTCCGCATCTGCAGGCCGTGCACCAGCGATGCGCCGCCGCGGATGGCGGCCGCCACGTGGACGGCTTCGGTCATCTGCTCTGTGTCGGCGCCCTTCTGCAGGCAGTCGCCGGTGTAGGCGTCGATGCAGTAGGGGCACTGGACCGCGTGCGCCACGGCGAGGGCGATCAGCGACTTCTCACGCTGCGTCAGCGCGCCCTCGGCGAAGACGGCGTTGTACCAGGCGAAGAACTTCTCCGCCAGCTCGGGCGCGTCCTTGCCGATCTCCGGAAAGCGGGCCAGGTCCTGCGCGTCGTAGTAGCCGGGAGCGTGCGTGTGCATCGTCGGATCGCCTGGTTGAGTTGCGGATGGGCGCAGGGCAGGAACCCCTCCCCCACCGGGCACGTGGGAAAGGGGGACCCTGGTCCTGCCGATTGTACGACATGCGGCGCGCCGTTGGATCTCTGTCGATGCGGGCGTCTCAGCCGCGGACCTCGCCGATATCCGCCGTGCTGACGTGCACCTGGCGCGCGAACTCCCATCCCGCGGCCGAGCGAACGAAGAAGATCCGCCAGGTGTCGATGCCGGTCTGGATGCCTCCTCTGTCCGCGGGCCGCCGGCGATCCCCGAACTCGAAGATCACCGCGGCCGTGTCGCCGCGGAACTCGGCGCCGCGGGTGACGACCCAGTCCGCCGTGTCTGCCTGCGCCTCCAGAAAGGGCAGCGCGTTCTCCTCCTGCA is a genomic window of Longimicrobium sp. containing:
- a CDS encoding sensor histidine kinase; this encodes MQLSEFILANREPILTEWEAFARSCKPASGAMDIEALRDHANDMLTAIAKDLATPQDSEEQSEKSKGNADDSDSASETAAEEHGAGRAQSGFTVDQMVAEFRALRASVIRLWTREQGGELRFRDIEDLTRFNESIDQALAESVARYNQDLDQAKEVFLAILGHDLRTPLGAIYTSARFLVETQSLQEPVLTLTNRIARSASRTVAMVGDLLDFTRARLGGGIPVKRAPMSIGKMVHDVVDEIAAANPKRRFEVETRLEGDGEWDCERLTQALSNLIGNAVQHGEDGSLVCVEVEGADDTVQISIHNRGKPIPKDRLNGIFNPMKPRNKVVEPVAGGPQASLGLGLYIAQQIVQAHQGSIEVASSAEQGTTFTVSLPRHG
- a CDS encoding multicopper oxidase domain-containing protein, which codes for MPARRAPDPRPRRLTRDLLGIATLALAVAAAAGGCAHRGPAAPHARLYQDSMADPLEVRSVNGVLSATLDVSMAALPVTRAFNDDSVRTDTLSLRAYTLAATTDPAYRPNDPRFTPRFPGPTFRVRPGDLVQIWLRNKLPPPTTASDSNQVCMSYPASNPAPPSSQGAMRDVFQDCFHGPNYTNIHYHGMHVTPDSNSTVVGDDVLMVIAPGDSILYSFRVPMNQSPGTHWYHPHKHGSVAIQVANGMSGAFIVEDDTAGLDRFTRRHNLREHLIAFQQVDTTLGLFQGQTAVSAVTPLVNGQNFPTLYMAPGEVQR
- a CDS encoding serine hydrolase domain-containing protein encodes the protein MRHPSIRPPFRHLALMLLGALLLCTACGGARGAGAGPSPAGWEARLRPVVDSLYGVSGYPGLSVGVAFVDGRAFGIAAGWSDTTRRVALTPAHLLLQGSVGKTYAAALALQLVREGRLELDAPISRYLGREPWFDRLPNARTITVRQLMNHSSGVMRYEFKDEFTRALTADPDRTWRPEELVAYVLGERAPFAAGQGWDYSDTNYIVLGMIVERITGRPYYEEVTRRFLRPLRLRETIPSDRRVLPGLAQGYAGAGNPFGGTDAMIGADGRFAINPQFEWTGGGMASTPRDLARWATELYAGTVLDSATRAEMLRGVPAPLGPQGTTYGLGVIVRPLPLGVSWGHSGFFPGYLTEMMYFPQDRLAVVVQINTSALPRDALPPGRVVGAVVRAIRAHRQAAP
- the arsS gene encoding arsenosugar biosynthesis radical SAM (seleno)protein ArsS (Some members of this family are selenoproteins.) yields the protein MSRVLPTLQKRQAELASTRRQKQVLAGVPVARAFEDALGEAGLFPLRATGIDVFQINVGRKCNQTCRHCHVDAGPDRTEMMSDAVVDRCLEVIEGSAIPTLDITGGAPELHKRWREIVRRASAAGKHVIDRCNLTITQLPNYRYLPEFFAEHRVHVVASLPHYRQKGTDTQRGDGVFEQSIAALQQLNALGYGKPGTGLLLDLVTNPVGTFLPGSQGTLEAEWKRQMARLYDIEFSSLYTITNMPVSRFLEFLEEGGALDAYMERLVTAFNPAAATGVMCRNTLSVGYDGTLYDCDFNQMLDLPVHPAAPRTIFDFDLAALANREIVLGPHCFGCTAGAGSSCGGATV
- a CDS encoding arsenosugar biosynthesis-associated peroxidase-like protein; the protein is MHTHAPGYYDAQDLARFPEIGKDAPELAEKFFAWYNAVFAEGALTQREKSLIALAVAHAVQCPYCIDAYTGDCLQKGADTEQMTEAVHVAAAIRGGASLVHGLQMRNHADRLGM